The following proteins are encoded in a genomic region of Kosakonia oryzae:
- a CDS encoding SDR family NAD(P)-dependent oxidoreductase: MDLKLTGKVALVTGARTGIGFSICEELAANGVHLVMVSRREPDLILAAKKITDKYAVSALPVAGDVTNPDLPSRVVEQAEKVFQHIDLLVNNAGRAHAGTLLTTSEEEWQLMTETKFSAMRRFCKAVIPGMQRRHWGRIVNISSIGGIYPNPQLTVSHALSAAINNLTRSVALSVAADGILVNAIGVGAVATDNWAQNMLPNVRNRRPELADKTDDEVMALLGKEKTPVGRFGLPEDIASITAFLLSDRNQFVTGQTIEASGGAERFM; encoded by the coding sequence ATGGATTTAAAACTGACAGGAAAAGTGGCTCTGGTAACCGGAGCACGAACCGGGATTGGTTTCAGTATTTGTGAAGAGCTGGCCGCCAATGGTGTGCATTTAGTGATGGTTTCCAGACGAGAACCTGATTTGATCCTGGCGGCGAAAAAAATCACCGATAAATATGCTGTTTCGGCGCTGCCTGTCGCCGGGGATGTAACGAATCCGGATCTGCCTTCGCGGGTGGTTGAACAAGCAGAAAAGGTTTTTCAGCACATTGATTTGCTGGTGAATAATGCCGGAAGAGCACATGCGGGCACGCTGTTAACCACCTCGGAAGAGGAGTGGCAGTTAATGACGGAGACCAAATTCTCCGCCATGCGACGCTTTTGCAAGGCTGTGATACCCGGAATGCAGAGACGACACTGGGGACGTATTGTCAATATTTCATCTATTGGCGGCATCTATCCTAACCCACAACTTACCGTCTCACATGCACTGAGCGCCGCTATCAACAACCTGACCCGTAGCGTAGCGCTGAGTGTGGCTGCGGATGGCATTCTGGTGAATGCGATTGGTGTAGGCGCTGTCGCGACGGATAACTGGGCGCAGAATATGCTACCGAATGTCCGCAATCGCCGTCCTGAACTGGCTGACAAAACGGACGACGAGGTTATGGCATTACTGGGTAAAGAGAAAACGCCGGTAGGCCGCTTTGGGCTTCCTGAAGACATTGCATCGATTACTGCTTTCCTGCTTTCTGATAGAAATCAGTTTGTTACCGGGCAGACAATTGAAGCTTCAGGTGGAGCAGAGCGGTTTATGTGA
- a CDS encoding ester cyclase, producing the protein MKKLTSYSPRLAALMLLPVASAVFSAPLELVKPHELIAENHLSSAREAALETVARRYATFWNTGDEALAREALADNFIDKTPPEGRKQGPEGALLASRAFRTAVPDLSCEVEQMIVAGDRVVSHLHFRGHFTGTFGKLKGKGQQVDFIATDIYQIRNNKIIANWHLEDNLTLMKQLGAL; encoded by the coding sequence ATGAAAAAGTTAACGTCTTATTCTCCCCGGCTGGCGGCGCTTATGCTGCTTCCCGTGGCCAGCGCTGTGTTTTCTGCACCGCTTGAGCTGGTGAAACCCCATGAATTGATCGCGGAAAACCACTTATCATCAGCCCGCGAGGCCGCGCTTGAAACCGTCGCCAGACGTTACGCAACATTCTGGAATACGGGTGATGAAGCCCTGGCCCGTGAGGCGCTGGCCGATAATTTTATCGACAAGACACCGCCTGAAGGCCGCAAACAGGGACCGGAAGGCGCGCTTCTGGCTTCCCGCGCCTTCCGTACCGCCGTCCCGGATCTGAGTTGCGAGGTTGAGCAGATGATCGTTGCAGGCGATCGAGTGGTATCACACCTTCATTTCCGCGGACATTTCACGGGAACCTTCGGCAAACTGAAAGGAAAAGGCCAGCAGGTTGATTTTATCGCGACGGATATCTATCAGATCAGAAACAACAAAATCATCGCCAACTGGCATCTTGAAGATAACCTGACCCTGATGAAACAACTGGGTGCGTTATAA
- a CDS encoding alkene reductase: MENRTLFDSYHLKALSLKNRIVMAPMTRARALQPGNVPSALMAAYYQQRASAGLIITEATQISPQGQGYSWTPGLHSAEQVEGWRLTTEAVHRAGGIIFSQLWHVGRMSYAGFHEDGKPVAPSALAPDAQVWVVDEQGEGHMVDCPEPRALEHADIQQIIADYRQAALNAINAGFDGIEVHGGNGYLIDQFLRRTSNKRTDQYGGSLANRIRFAQEVLEAISDAIGNTRTGIRLSPFITQRGMNDPQVIEAILALAAWCEKKGIAYIHLAEADWDDAPQVPADFRETLRATFSGTLIVAGNYTQDKVDKLLKAGLADLFAFGRPFIANPDLPYRLRNNLPLATVSNPATLFGGSSAGYTDYPFYKTNEA; encoded by the coding sequence ATGGAAAATCGTACACTTTTTGATAGCTACCACCTGAAGGCTCTCAGCCTGAAAAACCGGATCGTGATGGCACCAATGACCCGGGCGCGGGCGTTACAGCCGGGCAACGTTCCTTCCGCACTCATGGCGGCGTACTACCAGCAGCGCGCCAGCGCGGGTTTGATCATTACCGAAGCCACGCAGATTTCACCTCAGGGACAGGGGTACTCCTGGACACCAGGCCTGCACTCCGCTGAACAGGTTGAAGGATGGCGGCTGACCACAGAAGCCGTTCACCGTGCAGGAGGGATTATCTTTTCCCAGCTCTGGCACGTTGGCCGCATGTCATATGCGGGTTTCCATGAAGATGGCAAACCTGTCGCGCCGTCTGCGCTGGCGCCGGATGCCCAGGTATGGGTTGTTGATGAGCAGGGAGAAGGTCATATGGTCGACTGTCCGGAGCCGCGCGCGCTAGAGCATGCCGATATTCAGCAAATTATTGCGGATTACCGGCAGGCCGCATTAAACGCCATTAACGCTGGTTTTGATGGTATTGAGGTGCACGGCGGTAATGGTTATCTGATCGATCAGTTTCTTCGCCGGACATCGAACAAACGTACCGATCAGTATGGTGGCAGCCTGGCTAACCGGATCCGTTTTGCGCAGGAGGTGCTGGAAGCCATCAGCGACGCCATCGGCAATACGCGCACGGGCATACGCCTTTCCCCGTTCATCACCCAGCGCGGAATGAACGACCCGCAGGTCATTGAAGCGATCCTCGCGCTGGCTGCATGGTGTGAAAAGAAAGGTATCGCCTATATCCACCTGGCAGAGGCAGACTGGGACGACGCCCCACAAGTCCCTGCTGATTTTCGTGAAACATTACGCGCCACCTTTAGCGGCACCCTTATTGTCGCCGGCAATTATACCCAGGACAAAGTAGACAAACTCCTTAAGGCGGGGCTGGCCGACCTGTTTGCCTTTGGCCGCCCGTTTATTGCCAACCCTGACTTGCCGTACCGGCTCAGGAATAACCTTCCATTAGCGACCGTAAGCAATCCCGCCACGCTCTTTGGCGGAAGCAGCGCAGGCTATACCGATTATCCGTTCTACAAAACCAACGAGGCGTAA
- a CDS encoding LysR family transcriptional regulator produces MGKFEDMALLVAVVEAGGLSAAGRRMGLSPATMTARLKAIEERYQTRLFHRSTRAITLTRAGEEFYHAALRVLDEMNHAESLLVQKEGVLSGNIRISAPSDFGRQYLSPALLDFSRLHPAVKSSVYLGENVEDLVANRLDMSIRFGNLPDSSLVVRNIRPNHRVLVASANYLRAAGTPGTIEDLHNHRCLALELRGMVMNEWRFEHDGKQIALRFTPAMVCDDGALLRQWVLADAGIASKSWWDVKRDVEQGRLHLLFAESFIGFSRFDKKNVGLQFVYPQRRLQPLAVTAFTQFFIDWLEKE; encoded by the coding sequence ATGGGAAAGTTTGAAGATATGGCACTGCTGGTCGCAGTGGTGGAGGCGGGCGGGCTTTCAGCCGCCGGTCGCCGTATGGGTCTCTCGCCGGCCACTATGACCGCGAGGCTGAAGGCGATTGAAGAGCGGTATCAGACCCGGCTATTCCACCGCTCCACCCGCGCCATTACCCTGACGCGTGCCGGTGAAGAGTTTTATCATGCTGCGCTGCGCGTACTGGATGAAATGAACCACGCTGAGTCGCTGCTTGTGCAAAAAGAAGGAGTGCTCAGCGGTAATATCCGCATCTCGGCCCCCTCCGATTTTGGCCGACAGTATCTCAGCCCGGCGTTGCTCGATTTTTCCCGGCTGCATCCGGCAGTGAAAAGCTCGGTATACCTGGGCGAAAATGTTGAAGATCTGGTCGCCAACCGCCTGGACATGAGCATTCGCTTTGGCAACTTGCCAGACAGCAGCCTGGTGGTGAGAAATATCCGTCCGAATCATCGGGTACTGGTCGCCTCAGCCAACTATCTCCGGGCAGCAGGTACACCTGGTACCATTGAGGATTTGCACAACCACCGATGCCTGGCGCTGGAACTGCGCGGAATGGTCATGAACGAATGGCGTTTTGAGCACGACGGTAAACAGATCGCATTACGCTTTACCCCAGCCATGGTGTGCGACGATGGTGCACTGCTCCGCCAGTGGGTACTGGCTGATGCGGGTATTGCCAGTAAGTCATGGTGGGATGTAAAGCGTGATGTGGAACAGGGGAGGCTGCACCTGCTGTTTGCTGAAAGTTTTATTGGGTTTAGCCGCTTTGATAAAAAAAATGTCGGGCTGCAATTTGTCTATCCGCAGCGACGGTTGCAGCCGCTGGCGGTTACCGCCTTCACCCAGTTCTTCATTGACTGGTTGGAAAAGGAGTAA